A segment of the Synechococcus sp. MEDNS5 genome:
AGCGAAGATGTGATTCGTTATCTCACGGTGAAGCAGGAAGGACCTCTGCCCGCACCGCGCGTCGTACCTGGCACCGAGCCTGCTGCTGCCCAACCAGAACCCGCTGAAACCTCAGCCTGAACAAGGGATTGTGGAAGTCGTGACCGGGCGATAGCGTCCGGTCATGCATCCCCAGGACCCCTACCACCAGGCTCCGGTACCCCTTTGGCATCCGCAGCCTGATGCTGTTGAAGTCGACATCGCCGAGGATGCAGCGATCAGTGCTTTGAAGCAACGCATCGCTGAGCTCGAGCAGACCGTCAGTGACTATGAATTGCTGCTCAAAGAGTTGCCGGACCTGTTCGAGCGCAAATTCCAGCAGCGGCTCGAGCCGCTGCTGGAACGGTATCGATTGCTGGCCAGTGCCCAGCAACTGCTCGAAAACCCAGCTGCTGGGTTGATTGCAGAGCATCACAACAACGAACAGCGTTCTCAGTTGTTCCGCTGGCGGGCAGAACGGCGCAGCGGCAGACGGCAAGCGGATATGGATGCTGCGGCATAAGCCAGCCGTCAACGACGACGGGCAGCTGACCAGAGACGAATGGGCAGACCCCAGACGTAGATGAAACCCTCAGCAGCCCGATGATCAAACTGATCCTCGCTGCCGTAGGACGCCATTTCGGGAACGTAGAGGCTGCTGTCGCTGGACCCTCTCCCGGTGACGATGGCATTGCCCTTGTGCAGACGTAGCCGCACCACCCCGTTCACATGGGTCTGAGTGCGATCCATGAAGCCATCGAGGGCCTGCTTGAGCGGACCGAACCACAGTCCCTGATACACCAAATCAGCCCACTGCATCTCCAGTTGTCGCTTGGTGCGGAGCACATCGGCAGCAAGGGTGAGACTCTCCAGTTCCTGATGGGCCTGGATCAGCAGTAGCAAACCTGGCGTTTCATAGATCTCTCGACTCTTGATCCCCACCACCCGATTCTCGATCATGTCGAGTCGACCGATGCCATGGGATCCAGCCAGACGATTGGCCTCTCGAATCAAGGCAACAGGATCCAGACGCTGGCCATTAATGCTCACCGGATCACCAGCTTCGAATGCGATCTCGATCTCTTCGGCCACCGAAGGCGCCGCATCGATGGACACCGTCATGGCGAACACCTCTTCAGGGGGAGCCTGCATCGGATCCTCCAATGGACCGGCTTCAACGCTGCGACCAAGAAGATTGAGATCGATGGAGTAGGGAGATTTCTTGCTCACCGGCGCTGGGAGGCCGCAGCGCTCGCCATAGGCAATCGTTTCCTCCCTGCTCATCCCCCATTCCCTTGCTGGCGTGAGCACCTTGAGATCGGGAGCCAAGGCGGCAATCGCCACATCAAACCGCACCTGATCGTTGCCCTTGCCAGTGCATCCATGGGCCACAGCGTCCGCGCCGACCTCCCGCGCCACCTCCACAAGCCGCCGGGCAATCAGCGGTCGCGCCAGAGCGGTTGACAAGGGGTAGCGACCCTCATATAGAGCATTGGCGCGGATAGCGGGAAAGGCAAACTCTTCGATGAAAGGCTGAATGAGATCACCAACCAAAGACTGACTGGCGCCGGCCTCGAGAGCCTTGCGCCGAATCGGCTCCAGCTCATCGCCCTGGCCGAGGTCAGCAGCAAACGTGATCACCTCCTCAACACCCCACTCCTGCTTGAGATACGGAATGCAGACACTCGTATCCACACCACCGGAGTAAGCGAGCACAACCTTCTTGGCGCGTCCCATCAAGCGGACTCCTGATCTGTATCGGACTGCTCCGATTCTCCACTCCCGCGGGACGACCACAGCAACCAGAGGGTGATCAACACGGCAGGAGCCAGCACCAGCACCAGCGCCGGACCCGATCGAACCTCCAGTGGCTCAGGGTGACGCGCACCCCAGAAGCGCAGTGCTGCACTCAGGAGCAGTGCTCCACCCCACAGGGATCCAAGCCAACCCGCTTTGTTCAAGGAACTGTCACGGACTGTCTTCTATGATGACGGATTGGCTTGCGAGATCTTGTCCTCAGCCCTCACGGACATGAGCGCCCTTGACGGCGTCAATCCAGCTCTCACCCGCTACGGCCGAAAAGAACCAGCCCCGGTGCTTCCCTTGAGGGAAGAGCCTGATCTGTTGAGCTGGCTCGAAACCAGTGGGCGACTGGTGGAGGATGAGGAATCCAGCTCACCGGAAGTGAGCACCGTGGAAGAAGAAGAGCTGTCAGCTCTCATGGGCGAGAAAGAGGACTACAACGCTGCTGACGAGCAGAACGAGGAAAACTGGGAAGACTGATTTAACGTCCAGCCGATTTGCGGTTGGGTTTTGAGCGAAGCTTCGGACCAGACACCCCGTCTTGATGGTCGATGGCCGGCCGCCGTTCTGATCGGCGCGGTTGGCACCGCGGCCTTTGTTTCGGACCGCTTGATCCCGAACAGCCTGTTGAGCCTCCCGCTCATAGCCGCGACACTGGTGTCAACCCTGATCACCTGGTGGGGAGTCCCCAGGTTGCGCGCCCTGAAAATGGGTCAGGTGATCCGAACGGAAGGCCCCCAGGGCCACCTGAGCAAATCAGGCACGCCCACGATGGGGGGGCTGCTTGTGGTTCCCGTTGGCGTGATCATTGGGGGACTGGTGAGCAGCGAAGGGCGCAGCGCGCAACAGCTTCTGGCCATCGCACTTGTCACCCTCGCCTACATGGTCATCGGTGGTGTGGATGACTGGAGCAGCCTGACCAAGCGCACAAACACCGGT
Coding sequences within it:
- a CDS encoding argininosuccinate synthase, yielding MGRAKKVVLAYSGGVDTSVCIPYLKQEWGVEEVITFAADLGQGDELEPIRRKALEAGASQSLVGDLIQPFIEEFAFPAIRANALYEGRYPLSTALARPLIARRLVEVAREVGADAVAHGCTGKGNDQVRFDVAIAALAPDLKVLTPAREWGMSREETIAYGERCGLPAPVSKKSPYSIDLNLLGRSVEAGPLEDPMQAPPEEVFAMTVSIDAAPSVAEEIEIAFEAGDPVSINGQRLDPVALIREANRLAGSHGIGRLDMIENRVVGIKSREIYETPGLLLLIQAHQELESLTLAADVLRTKRQLEMQWADLVYQGLWFGPLKQALDGFMDRTQTHVNGVVRLRLHKGNAIVTGRGSSDSSLYVPEMASYGSEDQFDHRAAEGFIYVWGLPIRLWSAARRR
- a CDS encoding DUF3134 domain-containing protein; the protein is MSALDGVNPALTRYGRKEPAPVLPLREEPDLLSWLETSGRLVEDEESSSPEVSTVEEEELSALMGEKEDYNAADEQNEENWED